In the genome of Ancylomarina subtilis, one region contains:
- a CDS encoding IMPACT family protein, whose product MQTDNYKTIETTSEGIYKEKGSKFIAYAFPVTCEEDIKDEISRLKKEYYDARHHCYAYMLGADKKDFRANDDGEPSSTAGKPILGQILSSDLTNILIVVIRYFGGTKLGVSGLIHAYKTAAQDAIANAQVIEKTVNDIYDIHFDYLVMNDVMRIIKEEQPLQIDQDFNLTCRITLSIRQSEVDKIIERFNKIDSVKTKHLRTE is encoded by the coding sequence ATGCAAACGGATAATTATAAAACCATTGAAACAACTTCAGAAGGAATCTACAAGGAAAAAGGAAGCAAATTTATTGCTTATGCCTTTCCGGTGACTTGTGAAGAAGATATTAAAGATGAAATTAGTCGTTTAAAAAAAGAGTATTACGATGCGCGCCATCATTGCTATGCATACATGCTGGGAGCCGATAAAAAGGACTTTCGCGCCAACGATGATGGTGAACCCTCCTCTACGGCTGGCAAGCCAATTTTAGGCCAGATTCTATCTTCTGATCTCACGAATATTCTAATTGTTGTGATTCGCTATTTTGGTGGAACAAAACTGGGCGTTAGTGGTTTGATCCACGCCTACAAAACGGCTGCTCAGGATGCCATTGCCAATGCCCAAGTCATTGAAAAAACGGTAAATGACATCTACGATATTCATTTCGATTATCTGGTTATGAATGATGTCATGAGAATTATTAAAGAAGAACAGCCTCTACAAATCGATCAGGATTTTAATCTGACCTGCAGAATAACATTAAGTATTAGACAAAGCGAAGTTGATAAGATAATTGAACGATTCAACAAGATCGATAGCGTAAAAACCAAACATCTAAGAACAGAATAA
- a CDS encoding 3'-5' exonuclease has protein sequence MAKEILVLDIETTGFLNQGGKIVEIGIVKLDLDSGEVTPVYDSLIKEDGLNASHTRGGFGWIFQNSDLQFEEVLEAPSLESQREEIQDLLDQYRVTAYNKAFDFGFLKDRGFQIKELDCPMHLSTPIVKLPAANGRRGFKWPKVEEAWDFFFGDTGYIEAHRGLDDAAHEAKIVYKLYQMGEFPYTVSLFD, from the coding sequence ATGGCTAAAGAAATATTAGTATTAGATATAGAAACAACTGGTTTTTTGAATCAGGGAGGAAAGATTGTTGAAATTGGAATTGTTAAGCTTGATCTTGACTCAGGAGAGGTAACGCCTGTTTACGATTCTTTAATTAAGGAAGATGGTTTAAACGCTTCGCATACTCGAGGTGGATTTGGTTGGATTTTTCAGAATTCAGATCTTCAGTTCGAAGAAGTCTTAGAGGCTCCAAGTTTAGAGAGCCAGAGAGAGGAAATTCAAGATTTATTAGATCAATATAGAGTTACAGCCTACAATAAGGCCTTTGATTTTGGTTTTTTGAAAGACAGAGGTTTTCAAATAAAGGAACTTGATTGTCCCATGCATTTGTCAACTCCCATTGTGAAGTTGCCTGCAGCTAACGGACGTAGAGGATTCAAATGGCCAAAGGTTGAAGAAGCCTGGGATTTCTTTTTTGGAGATACAGGATATATTGAGGCGCATCGAGGATTGGATGATGCTGCTCATGAGGCTAAGATTGTTTATAAACTCTACCAAATGGGGGAGTTCCCATATACGGTAAGCTTATTCGACTAG
- a CDS encoding tRNA 2-thiocytidine biosynthesis TtcA family protein: protein MESVKRPKTDEEKRDIFFQRKVAKRMGKAISDFELIEDGDRIMVGVSGGKDSLALLELLALRRKFKKQNFEVIAVHINVLELPYQVDKDFLDEFCRKLDVPMVYRDINVDFERPSKKPACFRCSWHRRTTLFKMTDELKCNKLALGHHMDDALETLLMNMMYQGAVCSMPAKLSMFQGNIILIRPLIYLRNEEMREYSRISNFVLEKERCPHEDVTKRKETNKLIDRLAGDDERIRTNLFRSMSNVQTEYLPIIPKKDKLQ, encoded by the coding sequence ATGGAGAGTGTGAAAAGGCCAAAAACAGATGAGGAAAAGAGGGATATTTTTTTTCAGCGAAAAGTTGCTAAACGAATGGGTAAAGCAATTAGTGATTTTGAATTGATTGAGGATGGTGACCGAATTATGGTCGGTGTTTCAGGAGGGAAAGATTCTCTTGCATTGCTCGAATTGCTTGCTCTCCGACGTAAGTTCAAAAAGCAAAATTTCGAAGTTATTGCTGTTCACATCAATGTTTTGGAGCTTCCTTATCAAGTTGACAAGGATTTTTTAGATGAATTTTGTCGAAAGTTGGATGTTCCTATGGTATATCGGGATATCAATGTCGATTTTGAACGTCCAAGTAAAAAACCTGCCTGTTTTCGTTGTTCGTGGCACAGAAGAACGACTCTTTTTAAAATGACAGATGAGTTAAAGTGCAACAAGCTTGCTTTGGGGCATCATATGGATGACGCTTTGGAAACCCTACTGATGAATATGATGTATCAGGGAGCGGTGTGCAGTATGCCGGCTAAGCTGAGCATGTTTCAGGGAAATATTATTTTGATCCGACCATTGATATATCTTAGAAATGAAGAAATGCGGGAATATAGCCGTATTAGTAATTTTGTGCTGGAAAAGGAACGTTGTCCCCACGAGGATGTGACAAAGCGTAAAGAAACTAATAAGTTGATCGATAGGCTAGCAGGTGATGATGAGCGAATTAGAACCAACCTTTTTCGGTCGATGAGCAATGTACAAACTGAATACTTGCCAATTATTCCGAAAAAAGATAAGTTGCAATAA
- a CDS encoding DEAD/DEAH box helicase, translated as MQANKINTQEILKKIGIKALKPMQEDCIKAWKDYNDIILLSPTGSGKTLAFLLPLLNQIDENKKGVQALVLAPSRELAIQIESVFKSLATPFKVNCCYGGHAMKIEKNSLATPPAVLIGTPGRIADHLRRENFSPDSINTIILDEFDKSLELGFHREMGEIIEQLEFIEKRILTSATKSESIPEFTGVKNPFEINYLVDEPKQSLTEKIVRADGKDKLAALFNLICHNGNEATLVFCNHRDTVDRISDLLKDSHLQHDTFHGGLKQEEREKALIKFRNGSHSILITTDLASRGLDIPSIKHVIHYQLPTTSDAYIHRNGRTARMDASGCSYFILSESDYLPEFISQNIEEMVIPDNITLPEDPEWLTIYIDAGKKDKINKMDIVGFFMKKGELGKDELGKVEVLDHASFVAVKRKLATQLLKKLKNERIKKKKVKMAVSY; from the coding sequence ATGCAAGCAAACAAGATAAACACCCAGGAGATTTTAAAAAAGATAGGCATCAAAGCCTTAAAACCAATGCAGGAAGACTGCATTAAAGCCTGGAAAGATTATAACGACATTATCCTTCTTTCACCAACAGGATCAGGTAAAACCCTCGCTTTTTTACTTCCTCTACTCAATCAAATCGATGAAAACAAAAAGGGAGTTCAAGCTCTGGTACTTGCCCCTTCGAGAGAACTGGCCATACAGATAGAATCTGTGTTTAAAAGTCTTGCCACGCCATTCAAAGTTAATTGTTGCTATGGCGGGCATGCCATGAAAATTGAAAAAAACAGTTTAGCAACACCGCCTGCCGTTCTAATTGGGACACCTGGTCGTATTGCCGACCATCTCCGTCGCGAGAACTTTTCGCCTGATAGCATCAACACCATTATTCTGGATGAATTTGATAAATCTCTGGAACTTGGTTTCCATAGAGAAATGGGCGAAATTATTGAGCAACTGGAATTTATAGAAAAACGCATCCTTACTTCAGCAACAAAAAGCGAGAGCATACCTGAATTCACAGGAGTCAAAAATCCTTTTGAGATCAATTATTTGGTTGATGAACCCAAACAATCTCTAACAGAGAAAATCGTTCGTGCCGATGGTAAAGATAAATTAGCAGCCCTATTCAATTTAATCTGCCATAATGGGAATGAAGCCACATTGGTTTTTTGTAATCATCGCGATACGGTTGATCGAATCAGTGACTTATTAAAGGATTCTCACTTGCAACACGACACCTTTCATGGGGGATTAAAGCAAGAAGAACGTGAAAAAGCATTGATTAAATTCAGAAACGGATCTCATTCCATTTTAATCACCACTGATTTAGCATCCAGAGGGCTTGATATCCCTTCAATCAAACATGTGATACATTATCAGTTGCCAACAACTTCAGACGCTTATATTCACCGAAATGGACGTACAGCAAGAATGGATGCATCAGGTTGTTCTTACTTTATTTTGTCAGAGAGCGATTATCTACCTGAATTCATCAGTCAAAATATAGAAGAAATGGTTATTCCTGATAATATCACATTACCTGAAGATCCGGAATGGCTAACCATCTATATTGATGCCGGCAAAAAGGACAAGATTAATAAGATGGATATCGTCGGTTTCTTCATGAAAAAAGGGGAACTCGGGAAAGATGAATTAGGAAAGGTCGAAGTCTTAGATCATGCCTCATTTGTCGCTGTTAAACGCAAGTTGGCAACCCAACTTCTTAAAAAACTCAAAAACGAACGCATTAAGAAAAAGAAAGTGAAGATGGCGGTGAGTTATTAA
- a CDS encoding SusD/RagB family nutrient-binding outer membrane lipoprotein, with protein MKKNLLYILMMLLGFGACDLNYEDNPNEAAVPPTFSIFNDAVKEMVDDSRDEWFHGRFTLGTMQYWAQTEYTEEDRYQYRESMRETWEDFYINLENFRKVIQFNEDENLKVEMSKYGSNANQIAAARIMMAWSFNFMADSWGDIPYWSYSTEDADFQALDMDNEVFAPVYAPQSKIYPDLLKQLSEAADMLETSEIVFSSGDPIYGGDAAMWKKFANSLRLRIATKILGVYPAAQAHIDDAIADGVFTSNDDNAVLAFEANQTNGSPMMVAFETRNDFAVTSCFVELLDGSRGSYGADPRLEKYAQPNQFGNYVGVPNGVSNNTSVAFKWESLPGYDIIATDGSGTIWQVGVESLMTYAEVAFLLSENNAWDQTQYENGVKASMDQWGVAAADRDAFVAALPAASAENVMTQKYVALYMDGNTAWCNYRRTGYPTTLNLPGSSYSMNVVTDGEGTVETFNYTFEPINSAVTDIPYRMEYPSQESTLNAANYKAAVAKLADGDEITSKLWWDVN; from the coding sequence ATGAAAAAGAACTTATTATATATTTTAATGATGCTGCTTGGATTTGGAGCTTGTGATCTTAATTACGAGGATAATCCGAATGAAGCTGCAGTTCCACCAACATTTTCTATTTTTAACGATGCCGTTAAGGAAATGGTGGATGATTCAAGAGATGAATGGTTTCATGGCCGATTTACTCTTGGTACAATGCAATATTGGGCTCAGACTGAGTATACTGAAGAGGATCGTTATCAGTATCGTGAGTCGATGAGAGAAACTTGGGAAGATTTTTATATCAATTTGGAAAACTTCCGTAAAGTGATTCAATTTAATGAGGATGAGAATTTAAAGGTTGAAATGTCTAAATACGGATCTAATGCAAATCAAATTGCTGCAGCTCGTATTATGATGGCGTGGTCTTTCAATTTTATGGCAGATAGCTGGGGTGATATTCCTTATTGGTCATATTCGACTGAAGATGCTGACTTTCAGGCTTTAGATATGGATAATGAGGTGTTTGCACCTGTTTATGCTCCGCAATCAAAAATTTATCCTGATTTATTGAAGCAGTTATCTGAAGCTGCAGATATGCTTGAAACATCAGAAATTGTTTTCTCTTCAGGTGATCCAATCTATGGTGGGGATGCTGCAATGTGGAAAAAGTTTGCAAACTCTTTACGTCTAAGAATTGCAACTAAAATTTTAGGTGTTTATCCAGCTGCTCAGGCTCACATTGATGATGCAATTGCTGACGGCGTATTTACATCAAATGATGATAACGCTGTTCTAGCATTCGAGGCTAATCAAACAAATGGGTCACCAATGATGGTAGCTTTTGAAACCAGAAATGACTTTGCAGTAACCAGTTGTTTTGTGGAGTTATTAGATGGTTCTCGTGGTAGTTATGGTGCAGACCCTCGTTTGGAAAAGTATGCGCAGCCTAACCAATTTGGGAATTATGTAGGTGTTCCTAATGGTGTTTCAAACAATACGTCTGTTGCATTTAAGTGGGAATCACTTCCTGGATATGATATTATTGCAACAGATGGTAGCGGAACTATATGGCAAGTTGGAGTGGAATCTTTGATGACTTATGCAGAGGTTGCTTTCTTGTTGTCAGAAAATAACGCTTGGGATCAAACTCAATATGAGAATGGTGTTAAAGCTTCTATGGATCAATGGGGTGTTGCAGCTGCTGACAGAGATGCTTTTGTTGCTGCACTACCTGCTGCTTCAGCAGAGAATGTTATGACCCAGAAATATGTTGCTCTTTATATGGACGGCAATACTGCTTGGTGTAACTATAGAAGAACAGGTTATCCAACAACTTTAAATTTGCCTGGTAGCTCATATTCTATGAATGTTGTTACTGATGGTGAAGGTACTGTTGAGACCTTTAATTACACCTTTGAGCCAATAAATTCAGCTGTTACAGATATTCCATATAGAATGGAATATCCAAGTCAGGAATCTACATTAAATGCTGCAAATTACAAGGCAGCCGTAGCTAAACTTGCTGATGGTGATGAGATTACATCTAAACTTTGGTGGGATGTAAACTAA